The Heliorestis convoluta genome includes the window TTTGGCATTGGTGACCATGATCTTTGGTAATATCATTGCTATTCCACAAACAAATATCAAGCGCATGCTAGCCTACTCTTCGATTGCCCAGGCTGGTTACCTCCTGGTAGGTCTTATGGCAGCGGATGTAGCAGGTATTAAGAGTATCCTGTTCTATACGATGATTTATGTCTTTGCCAACATTGGAGCATTTGCAGTTGTCACCGTTGTTGGTAAAGAGCTTGGTTCCTATAAAATTTCTGATTATGCAGGCTTAGCGCAGCGTCAACCTTTATTGGCTACTGTGATGACGATTAGCTTGCTTTCATTGGCAGGTATCCCACCCTTAGCAGGCTTTGTAGGCAAATTATACTTATTTGCCGCTATCATGGATCAAGGCATTCTCTGGCCTGCTTTTGTTGGATTTGTAATGTCTATGATCTCAGTCTATTATTACTTGAATGTATGTCTCTATATGTGGAGAGACGATCCAACCGATGAGCGACCGATTCATGTGAGTGGTGCCATTAAGTTCACTGTTGTGATTTCCATGGTTGTAACGTTGGTCTTGGGTGTCTATCCACAACCACTGGCTGAAATGGCCAATGTGGCAGCGAGAGTTTTGTTCTAATATGTTTCAATGAAGAAGCAAGCCTTGTTAGGCTTGCTTTTTTCTTTTTCTTTTTCTGTAGTTTTCTTATTGCTTCTTTCGTATCCTTACTCGAAAAGATAGTTAATTCATTTTCTTAGGGGGGAAATAAGATGATTAGAGTCGCTGTTGCTAGTAGTGATGGAAAAGTTGTTAATCAACACTTTGGACGAGCTAAGCAGTTTTTAATCTTCGAAATTGTAGAGGATCACTTTCAATTTCTTGAAATCCGGTATACATCACCTGCCTGTACAGGGCAAGACCATCGTGAAGGTCAGATGAGTCAAACGATTGAAATGCTTGCCGACTGTAGAGCTGTTTTTGTAAGTCAAATTGGGCCTGGTGCATCTGAAAAATTACTAGCCAAAGGCATTGTTCCTTATAGAATAGCTAACTTTATAGAAGAGGCTATTAAAGAATGGATGGTAATCGAAGGTCTCAGTTTCGATTGATTTTTTAAGTGAATCTGTCTAGATTAACAATAATTAAGGGACAGTTTAGCAGAACTGTCCCTTAATTATTGTTAAATTTGCAAGAGTGGCAGGAATTCTCTACATTTAAAAGAAATGCCTAATAAAATTTAGAGTATAAAAATAGTAGGTGATAGGATGAGTCAAAGAATAGCTTTAGGACGCTGGGGAGAAGAACAGGCATGTAACTTTTTATTATCAAAAGGTTGGAAACTTATAGAATAACTTTTTATTATCAAAAGGTTGGAAACTTATAGAAAAAAACTATCGTTGTTCTTATGGTGAGATCGATCTAATCTTTCGCTATGAAAAATGGATTATATTCGTGGAAGTCAGAACACGCTCTACAACTCGTTGGGGAAGAGGTGAAGAGACCATCGATTATAGAAAGCAAAGGCGTTTATTGAGAGTCGCTTCTTTTTTTCTACAAGAAAAAAGACCTTCTTTTGGACACCCGAGGTTTGACTTAGTTACGATACATAAGCTTGGTTGGCAAAATAAAGAGCATGGAAGTTTCGAGAAATCTTCATACGAGATTGATCATCGGATAGCTATTATAACACCCTAATTTTAAGAAGAGAAAAAAGCGAGAATAAAAAAGGAAATAAAGGAATAAGTTGTCTCTTTGTCGAAGAGCCACAGTAAATAGAACGTTACAGTGTGGCTTACGAAAAGAGGGAGCGCTCCTATATGTTGTCAAGAGTTCAAAGTGTTGTTTTAGAAGGAATTGTAGCTAGACCTGTACTCGTAGAGGTTGATGTGTCAAATGGCTTACCTGCTTTTGATCTGGTAGGCTTACCAGCAATCGCAGTTCGAGAGGCAAGAGAGAGAGTTAGGACAGCCATTCGCAATAGTGGTTTTAATTTTCCTCTACATAGAATTACAGTAAATCTAGCACCAGCCAATGTACGTAAAGAAGGAACTTCACTAGATATCCCAATTGCTTTGGCGATTTTAGCAGCAACGGAACAAGTTTCATTAGCCAAAAATGAGGCACAATTTTTTGTTGGTGAATTGGCACTCGATGGTACTGTTCGACCCGTAGAAGGCGTACTTGCAATGGCCTATGGGTTATCAAAAAGTCATATAGCTCATGATAAAGAACTTCAATTTTGGGTGCCTGCAACGAACATAGGAGAAGCTTATTCGATTTCAGAAATCTATAGTCAGGGTATAACTTCTTTACGAGATTTGGTTGATTTGTTATCGCAGCCTTCCCTTCGTAAGAAAAATCGTGGTATGGACAGCCAAAGAAAGAGTAGTTATTATCAGGAAAGCGATGATAGCAATGATATTGGCAGAATAAAAGGTCAAAACATAGCGAAAAGGG containing:
- a CDS encoding NifB/NifX family molybdenum-iron cluster-binding protein; the protein is MIRVAVASSDGKVVNQHFGRAKQFLIFEIVEDHFQFLEIRYTSPACTGQDHREGQMSQTIEMLADCRAVFVSQIGPGASEKLLAKGIVPYRIANFIEEAIKEWMVIEGLSFD